From Oryzias melastigma strain HK-1 linkage group LG17, ASM292280v2, whole genome shotgun sequence:
ataaaacccACCAATTCATTTCTTAAGGTTTCTGGAGCATTTCATCTTGAACGGTCCTGATCCAGGGGCTCTGGATGCAGTGCTGAATCAGCTGAATGATCCAAAGAGAAAGCAGCCTCAGGATTTGGATAAAGCAGTGGTTGGTATGTGAGATTAGCTGCTACACTGTTGCTTCTCCTCTGATAAAGTCATGGTGTCACGACTCATGTCCTGCTGTTGTTTCAGGCCACATTCATCAGGTGAAGGAGCATTTATCAAGGACTCCCCAGGAGATCATCCCCACCGTGTTTCCAAACACATGAGGTATTCCGACTGTTGTATTGACATAACATCTGAATTCTATGAACCTTTATATAATAGTTGTGAATTATTGCATTTGTTTAGGTTTGCCAGGTGCATTCCAGGCAGCGCTGCACGGAGTCCTGACGGCCAAGAGCTTTGAGACGGCTGTCAGAGACACCATGAGCTGCGGTGGGTGCACCTGCAGTCGAGGGTCCTTCATCGGAGCGTGTTTGGGGGCTCAGGTTTGACCATTTGCATTGCTGTCAATCAGTTACAAATCAGTGCTGTTTGTGTAACTAATGACATTTACTAATTCTAGGTTGGTCTTGAGGGAATCCCAACATCTTGGAGGGAAAAAACCCTGCGATGCAACTCTGTGTTGGAACACGCCAAGAAGATTACCAAACATCTTTAATGAAGTGAGGAGTGTGAGGTCCTGAGAGCATCATAGAAAAATGTTGAGACTTTTCAGAGCATTGAATGAAGGCTTTTGTCTAAACTTATGTGAGGCAGAagccagatgtttttttatgtctgcaaaAGAATCAAAAGTTGTTTATGATGTTCTTTCACTGGCACTTTTCTTACATTTATGAACAGTgatgttcataaatgttgatgCTGATAATTATTAAGGGTGgtaaaatgaaggagaaaaagtgcaaaattgatatgaaaataaaaggatgttaaatatctaaaaatacaaCGATAAATTGTCAATTAAGTCAAAAGAtttcaaaatgtgttgatttgaagTAGTCAccattcaataaaaacaattatctACTACTGACATTGATTTACTtcttattatttgttattttaccaACTGGTGATAATCttcaaaaatacaagaaaatattttaaaaacttaaaaattggtACAAATTACTATTTCGTCACTttattttccattcattttattATGCCCATTATTTTTACTTGCAAACATTATTGTCACTTCAGAAATTATATTTAGTATGTCCTTAAGCTTTTGTTCATGTCCAAGTACATTACAGCAACATAAATATTCTGACAAGTTTAGATACAGTGCTGCATATTtatgaaattgaaatttaacgccaactttttttaaactacaaaacCAAACCTGAAACTTTTTTTGCCGGTTCTGTTTGACACAGAgccaacaaaaaccaaacatcccttcaaatgagcattttttgtgcacaaattagcatcttgtacacataaattagcatttctgTCCACCAATTGGTACCTTGTTCACtcaaataagcattttgtgaGCAAAATGTTGCATCTTGTATgcacaaattagatttttgtgcacaaattagtacaTTGTTCtctcaaaatagcattttgtgcacacaagttagcatcAAGTTCACACTCATTAGTACCTTGTCTTCTCGAGTTAACATTTGTGCGTACAAGTCAGCATATTGTATGcacaatttaggatttttgtgcacaaatgaaATTAGTACCTTGTTCACTCAACttagcattttgtgctcacaaGTTTGCATCTTgtatgcacaaattagcatattTGTGCAGAAATTAGTTCTTTCCTCTTTCAAATAGAATTTTATGTCCACAAATTAGTGTGTAGCTGTGCACATAAAATTGCAAACTGAATTGTAATTTGTACGTTTGACACaatgcaatatatattttttacacttttgattGTTCTGCTAGTAgtttatgtttctaaaatatttgtagctttgaaaaacatttaaatgtgaatgtaaatgctaaataaagttaaaaaaggaaaatattgctTTTTCCTTTGTTAAAGGGCAGGCCTAATTGATTTAAGCTTCCGCCTGCTCCCTTTCAACCATGCCAAttattcttcttcttattattattttgtgctaattttattactttttgtgcCACATTGCATGTActttattaacatgtttgaaacaaattttaataaagtaaaataatgatgaataaaacactttctgcctgtttttcttctttacatgAGGGAaaccaattttaaaatgttattttaacacGTTTTCCAGTTAAAtcgatattttaaaaagtatgctAATTTTTCACCTTTACCCAAAGActaaaaagcaagaaaattaACTGTGTCTTATTTATTcgtgtatatttatatatatttacatgaaATCATAGGGCTATATATGTAgcccaatttaaaaaatcttcaataCAAATtcgttttgtgtgtgtctggcAAATGTGTTTGCGAGACAAGCATTCTGTTTTGTGTGATAAGGGCACGCGCAGACCTCGGGCTAAAATTGTCCCTCTGCGCCCGCCGTAGTAATTTCTGACGACAGTTGGGAAACATGGCTGccagaggaggaaaacagagCCGCTCGGGTCTGTCGGGTAGGAAAGGCGCGGGTGAGCAGGATGAGGAGGAACCGCCGCTGCAGGCCGTTTTAGTGGCTGACAGCTTTAACCGAAGGTTTTTCCCGATAACCAAGGACCAACCGCGGGTAAGCAGCAAGCTAAGTACACAGAAATGCTAACGGAGGCTAAGTGATGCCCATGCTGGGGGATTGACAAGAGTTGCACTTGTCATCAAGTGTTTACCTAAACTGTTAAAGTGCggttttgtaattttctttaaatatatcttGATTGGGCATGTTGAGATTGACCTTTAAAAGCTGACAGATTGTGGTTGATGTCAGGCTTTGCTGCCTCTCGGTAATGCTGCCATGATCGACTACACCCTGGAGTTCCTGACCTCCACTGGAGTCCAGGAGACCTTTGTGTTCTGTTGTTGGATGGCCAGCAACATCAAGGAACATCTACTGTGAGTTGGATCACTTTTGTGTGAAAGGATCTCCCTTTTTCTCTGTTCTAACCTTCCACTGTCTTACAGGAAATCAAAGTGGTGTCGACCCACCTCCCCAAACACAGTCCACATCATCACCTCAGACCTGTACCGCTCCCTCGGTGATGTCCTCAGGGACGTTGACGCCAAGTCCCTGGTCCGATCTGACTTCGTGTTAGTTTACGGAGACGTGGTGTCTAACATAGACGTCAGCCAGGCGCTGCAGGAGCACAGGTAAATCCCCTCAGAGGATATTTGGATTCTCTGCAGATTTTTCTGATCAACATTTTGTTCACGTCAGGCAACGGCGAAAGATGGAGAAGAACATCTCTGTGATGACCATGATGTTTAAGGAGTCGTCTCCGGGTCACAGATCCCGCTGTGAGGAAGATGATGTCATCGTAGCTGTGGACAGCAAGAGTCAGCAGATTTTACACTACCAGAAGACGCAAGGCTTGAAGAAGATGCAGTTTCCCATGGTAAACACTGGTTTCACTGTTAgcttatcctttttttttaaaatgatttaactgATTAAATCCTGTTGGTATTCTGCAGAACATTTTCCATTGTGGAACGGATGAGTTTGAAATCAGACACGACCTCCTGGACTGTCACATCAGCATCTGCTCTCCACAGGTCAGCCTtggtataaaaatgaaaacaaaaaattatttaattttgttttttaatgcactccctcaccgtttttttttttttttaggttgctGAGCTCTTCACCGATAATTTTGACTACCAAACTAGGGATGATTTTGTTAGGGGAATTCTGGTCAATGAAGAGGTACtgcactctttttttaaaggcagatgaaaattgtgtttttaatatattcttgttgctttttttcatggTGGACAATGTGTATTAAggaaataaagcttaaaactgattttcttagtatttcttcatgtaaatagttgtgaatcataaaattctgtttgaaaaaagcttgtagttgtgattcCTCGTCTCTCTTCAGATTCTGGGCAACCAGATCCACATGCACGCCACCAAGGACGGTTACGGCGCGCGCGTGTCCAACCTGCTCATGTATGATTCGGTGTCATCGGACTTCGTGCGCCGATGGGTTTACCCGCTCACGCCCGAGTCCAACTTCACTGACCGCGAAGGGCAGATCTGCACATATTCCCGGCATAACGTGTACCGGGGCTCCGGGGTCAGCCTGGGGCACGGCAGCCAGATGGAGGAGAATGTGTTCATCGACCGCGACACGAGCATCGGCGCCAACTGTTCCATCTCCAACAGCGTCATTGGTAACAACTGCACTATAGGTGAGCTCGCCGGCAGGTTAACCGCTCAAAAAAACCCACGTCCAATCCtctaaaacgtttttttttgttttttctccaacaGGAGACCACGTGGTCTTGGACCATGCATACATCTGGAACGACGTCCACATTGCGAGTAATGTGGTGATCAGCCAGTCTGTGGTCTGCGATAAAGTCCAGGTCAAACAGGGTGTCACTCTGAATAAACAGTGCGTCCTGGCCTACAACGTAAGAAATGCACACATCTCTTGTAAGAATCTCGTCTTGTGATTAGAGACGCACAAAATCATGATGACACAAAGTTGCGTTAAGTATTTTAGGTTGCTACTGACAAACATTTCAGATAGAAAATATCTGGATAGATACAGCTGAATTTGCAATGGTGTGGAGCAAACAACTTTGAGTGTGAAGTAGAGTTGCCACTAAGTATTATTTTAGTCACCGATTAGTCAATCCGTCACCAgccatttttgattaattgccGATTATTTTCCAGATTAGTCGATCAGAAAATGGTTATTGTTTACATAAGGcgatgtacattttttttgttttttttttacaaaagctgATAGTGCTGGTACTCAGTCTGTGGTGGTACTGTTAATGCTTGGcgtaaataatagaaaaatattgattttacaTCTATAGTTCATGAATGTCAATTTCATCTTATAAAAGATTGAAAGTTTAAGGTCCCAGATAAGCTTTATGCTAGCacaaaaaaagccagaattgGCTCGAATGCTATGGGATTCCTGATTCCTGCACTAAATCATAGTCTAAACTGCCcatagaaatattaaaacattttttttggtcaattttgtGGTTAACTTCAGTAAATAAAACCTGATCATCACTGTTGTtgtggatcatttaacaacaaatcctgaaaatcttctacacattttttcaaTCCTCAAAGTTCTGTAGCAGTTTACATCCTAAAGCAAATCTgtgtgaaaagctgcttttctccgcttcagaatccgctggcaTTGCGTCAATTATATAAACTGTTGAAGAGGTACCGGAAAAAATGACCAATTTGTCGACGATaccaaacgttttttttaataattgattagttAAAAATTGTTGAGTAATCGTTGACGGTCCTAGTGTGAAGTGTGCAAATTGTTAACGCAATTATCCACCAGCATTGATGTTGTAATGTATTTGTTATGCATCCTGAAAC
This genomic window contains:
- the eif2b5 gene encoding translation initiation factor eIF-2B subunit epsilon, whose product is MAARGGKQSRSGLSGRKGAGEQDEEEPPLQAVLVADSFNRRFFPITKDQPRALLPLGNAAMIDYTLEFLTSTGVQETFVFCCWMASNIKEHLLKSKWCRPTSPNTVHIITSDLYRSLGDVLRDVDAKSLVRSDFVLVYGDVVSNIDVSQALQEHRQRRKMEKNISVMTMMFKESSPGHRSRCEEDDVIVAVDSKSQQILHYQKTQGLKKMQFPMNIFHCGTDEFEIRHDLLDCHISICSPQVAELFTDNFDYQTRDDFVRGILVNEEILGNQIHMHATKDGYGARVSNLLMYDSVSSDFVRRWVYPLTPESNFTDREGQICTYSRHNVYRGSGVSLGHGSQMEENVFIDRDTSIGANCSISNSVIGNNCTIGDHVVLDHAYIWNDVHIASNVVISQSVVCDKVQVKQGVTLNKQCVLAYNVVIGPNISLPEGTVVSMHHPEEEEEDDEDEFLSDDAQVDQGKDKTKQKVFNPAEVGAEGKGYIWRASSLDDTEEEELSHCLWGLVLKPDPESDSEDSEPDGPDDPVIPSPEMDDVKVFQMEVLGTLQRGLEENIGCDNLVLEINSLKYAYNITLKEVMQILTKVVLEYPFQQQGPQLTPSQYVKLLLPLLKKWAPVFKNYVKRAQDHLDCLSAFEEHFLEQESHWTAMVKVLMNMYELEILEEEMILRWFSQGATNDQSKQLRKNQGLQKFIQWLEEAEESSEEDGE